The nucleotide window GCAGGTACACCGCGAGACCGTAACCTATAACCAAACCACCAAGGGCTATCATAACCTCCCCGAACTCCAGGGAGTGACCTCCGCTTTTTACACCTTTCAGAACTTCCAGAAATATGGAGAACTTAGCTATGACGAAACCGAACCCTATTAAGGCTACGCCTGTCCTTATCCACGCTAAAAAAGTCCTCTCGTTGGCCATATGATCTGAAGGAGATACCATGATAAAAGAAAGGTTAAAGAGGTAAAAAATTAGAGGTATCTTTTCAAAACTGACATGGGATTGGTCATGTTAGCTGTCAGTAGAGCCTCGTCTGGGCTGTGACCGAAGGCAAATGCCAGAAGTTGACTGAAGTAAACCAGAGGCATCCTTAGATCCTGCCCGTACTTTTCAGCGATCTTATTCATGTTGGTCTCTATAGCGACGTGGCCAAGTGGACAGTCGGTAATTAGTAACTCTGCACCGTTTCTCTTGGCGTCCTTTAAGATCCTAGCCTCCAGGTGAAGAGATGTGTTGACGTCGGAGTATACATGTGGACCGCCGCAGCACATAGTCTTGCTTTCAAATGGCACTACTTCGGCCCCTAAAGCCTTCAGCAATTCGTCCATGAACACCGGTCTCTCTGGGTCATCTTTCATCTTCATATACCCAGTAAGGGTATATGCCTTAGGCCTAGAGTAAAGGCATCCATAGTACGGAGCTACCTTGAGCCCAGTTAACGGCCTCTTAACCCTAGCCTTTACTCCTTCTGGTCCTACCGTATTGTACACGAACTCCACTGCATGGATCATTAGCAACTGCATGTCGTACTGTTTCTCTCCCATTTTCTCCAGATAGGAGTTTACCTTTTCCCTGAGCTTAGGGTATCTAGTCATGAAGTACTGAGTTCTGGAAAGCGAATAGTGACAACCTGGACATGCTGACATTACAGCGTTTGCGCCCATCTGCCTGGCTAAGGACAGGTTTCTAGCTGGTAACAGTAACCCGGCCATGGTATTTACGTTCTTTACCTCTAGCGCACCACAGCAGTTGTAATCCTCTATCTTCTCGTAATTTATACCTAGATCCTTCGCCACTAGCTGAAGAGAGACATCGTAGGACTTACCCAACCCGTCCAAGGCACAACCCGGGTATAGGGCTACTTTTCCGTAAGGATTGGCTATCTCTGTCATTGTGGAACCACCTCTTCCTTCATTGCCTCCTCAAGGACTGGTTTAATCCTATCCCATTCCTTTACCCTACTGGGCTTCATTAGATCCTTGATTAGACCTGACTTCATTAGCGGTCCCATCATAGTAATTAGATCCCTTATGCTCATAGTGACAAAGCCAGCTTTAGCTGAAGCTCCACCGAGAAGAAGCTCACTTATTCTTCCACCATTCTTCATAACTGTCTCTAAGAACAGTTCATCAAACACTGTTCCAGGGTCCGTTTTAACTAGACCATGCTTCAGCAGGTAGTTGTGGATGCTATGGACCACCTCCTCTACTAGCACTCCCTTAGGGCATCTGTGAGTGCACTTTTGGCAAGATACACATCTCCATATGCTGTCCTGAAGTTCCACTAGGGACTGCTTATCTCCCTTTCTTGCTAAATCGATAAACCTCCTTGGGCTGTAGTTTGGATCGTACTCCCTCATAGTACAACCTGAAGTACATGTACCGCACTGCCAGCATAGGCTTATGGTAGCTCCTTCCACTGTATTGGCTATCTCGTCCCAAACGCTCTGATCGTACCCTGTCTGCGTTCTCTCTATCATGAATGCGTTCCAGGTTCCATCCAGTTCTACTCCATCTACTATTACTTTATCTTTCTGAATTAAACCTTTTATTATGGGTTTTTCCAAATTAGGTATGGGCAAATTTTATCACCTTAATATATGGTTTTAGGCCCATTACTAGGGCCGTTGTGGTGAGGTGTGTAGGGATCAACCCAGCGGCCTTCTTGTCGACCGCCAAATGGGTGGTATAGTCTAAATACCTCACGTATGCGTAAACTAAAAAAACGGAAGTTGGATAATAATTTCCTGAGGAAAGCCCAAATATTTCAAGTACCCTCTTAAGTTCATCTACGGAGGAGAGGAACTCAGTCTCGCTCTTTAGATTCAAGCCCTCCTTAAGGACATAATTAATAGAGCCTGTGTTCTTCTTGTTGTTCCATATCCATCTAGTCCATAACGGAAACTTTTCAGGGTAGAGATAATGCATTATTTCCTTGGCCATGTCCTCTATGTCCTCGTCGTTGTAACCTATAGTTGCTAAGAACTTACTTAGCCTCTCATTGTAACTCATTTCTTCATCCTTCAAGTAACCCAATGCCGAGGAGAACTTGGAGACCCCAGCCTTCTTCAAAACCTCTTCGAAATGTCTCCTTGCGTAGAAAATGGAGTCAAATACCTTCTTCATCTCCTCCTCCGAGGTGACGTTGACCGACCTAAGGAAGTCGGTCTTCATCTTCATTGCTTCTAAGATTAAGTTAAGGGATTTCCTCGCGTCTCCAGACGCGGTGTTATTCACATCTACATTTAACATGGCGTTATATATTTCCCTCACGAAATCAACGTTCAAAAAAACTGTACTAATGATGGGCCACCTCGACCCGCTTCTTAGCGAAGTCCGACTCGTCCCATATGCCCTTGGTTACATATTCGTAAGCCTTCATCGCAGCAGCGTATCCCTCGGTAATGGAGTCAGATATGGTCTTGGGACCTGTTATTGCGCCTGCAAGGAATATTCCCTTCTTGGTTGACTGTACAGGTAACCTATCCGGGTCTATTGGCTTAACGAAGCCATGTTCCTCAAACTCAAGCCCTAAGGCTTTAGCCACTTGTTTTGATCCCAAGCCTAGCTCCATTCCGTTGGCCAATATGACCATATCGTATGGGACCACTAGAGCCCTATTCAGGTTCATGGTGTCCTCACCCTTTATAATCACTGTGTCATTGGGACCTCTCATAAACTCGGAGATTCTGCCCCTGATATATCCTACTCTGTACTCAAGCTGAGACTTCCAGTAAAGCTTGTCCTCCATTAGACCATAAGTCCTTATGTCCATGTAATATATGTGGACTACCGCATCTGGGACCCTTTCCTTTATTTCCATTGCCTGTTTGGTCGAAACTGCACAGCATACCCTTGAACAGTAGGTGTTCCCAACTGTTGCGTCTCTAGATCCTACACATAAGAGAATCGCAACTCTCTTGGGAGGAACGCCCTTAGTGGTAACCAGCTTGTTCTCAGAGAGCATCCTCTCTATGTCAGAGATCTGGTAAATATTTGGAATAATACCGTAACCGTACTCGTATTTTCTCCTTGAGTCAAAGTGTTCGAAACCTGACGCAGCAATTATTGCGTTAACTTTCTCATTAGTTATTTTACCGGACTTATCTTTAATGGAGACGGTAAACCCTTTTCCCTCATCCTTAATTCCCTCGACTATGCTCTCCATGTAGGTCTTAACGCCTCCAGACTCCACTCCCTTTATCAGGGGGTCTAGAACTTCGGAGGCTGGCCTCAGCTCAGGGAAGAGCAAGCTGTACTTTAGTTTCTTTGGGGTACCACCAAGATAGGACTCTCTCTCCACTAAAACTACGTCAATACCCATGTTCCTTAATTCCTTTGTAGCTGAAAGGCCTGCTGGGCCTGATCCTATTACAAGGACTTTTTCTCCTGCCAATCTCCCACTCTCATATCATTTTTAATAAAAATAATTAAAAAGGTTTACTTAGAAGTATTTGTCGTTTGTCCCTTCTCTTGCTTATACCACTTAACCCTTTCTGGCACAGATAGGTAGAAGTCTATTTTCCTGTGAGGCTTGTACAGGTACTCTGGTTCAGCCTTTCCTTCCCTCAAGTCTGCCAAGTACTGTATGAACTTCTCCTTATAGTCGTCTACATTCACTCCTATCTTCCTCATGAAGCCTTCAACATCCGTTGCGTGCCAGTGAACTTGAGCTATGGTGTAGGGATCTGCGCCCATAGCTATTGCTGCGAACTGAGCATCTGCTAGCACTGGTAGGTTATAGTTGAAGCCGTGGGCTTTACCTGCCCATTGGCTCTTGTCCAATGTAGTGACACACCCTGTATCAGAGGTCACGAATATGTCAGCCTTTCCTTCCTCAACTGCTGGTATCACCTTTTTGAACAACGCAAAGCTCCTAGAGAACTCCCTCTCAGTTAAGATGTGCCTGAAACCGAAGCCGCAGCAGTCCCACCAGGTGGAGTAGTCCACTAGCTTAGCGCCGAAGTTCTGCGCTGTCCCGCTAGGAGCAGCAGGTCTTCTCCCTTCGAAGACCTCAGGATCATAAATCGTGTCCTCAGGAACCAACTTATAAACGTGGCAAGGCGTGTGTACTGCGGCCCTTATCCCGTTTAAGTTATACTTCTTCTGTTGGGCTGCCTTCTTACTCATGGTGTACAACCACTCAGAATAGTGAACGACTTCCTCAGGTATCACTATGTCCATATCCATTTTCCTCATGATGGGTCTTAACTTATCCCTTATCTCTTTGTGCAGAACTAGCATGTTCCTTATTTCCTTGTAATGACCGAAAGAGGTTCCGCAGTGAATTAAGGGGAAGTAATCTATCTCGTATGCCCTCCACATGTTCCTGACGTATACCCCAGCTAAGGCAACTGGGTTAGACGCACCAGAGGCATGATAGTTCCACCCTGTACAAGAGGTCTGGTGTGGCTCGTCCATATAGTCTATTTCCATTTTATTCATCATCCAGAACACTGAAGTTGGATAACCTGGAATGTGTCCACACTGGCCACAGCTCTTGTGCTGCCATAACTTAGTTGTGGGAATAACCTTAGGAGTTCCGTTTAAGGTCTGCATCTTTATTGGATTGTTGTATGGCTTAATGTGATGAATTATTATCTCTCCTTTGTCCTCTAACTTGTATAACTCCTCTTTCACGTGT belongs to Metallosphaera tengchongensis and includes:
- a CDS encoding YidH family protein, with amino-acid sequence MVSPSDHMANERTFLAWIRTGVALIGFGFVIAKFSIFLEVLKGVKSGGHSLEFGEVMIALGGLVIGYGLAVYLLTERDLRDGTYRPRYFMNSVFAVVVLVIALSLAFLVI
- a CDS encoding CoB--CoM heterodisulfide reductase iron-sulfur subunit B family protein codes for the protein MTEIANPYGKVALYPGCALDGLGKSYDVSLQLVAKDLGINYEKIEDYNCCGALEVKNVNTMAGLLLPARNLSLARQMGANAVMSACPGCHYSLSRTQYFMTRYPKLREKVNSYLEKMGEKQYDMQLLMIHAVEFVYNTVGPEGVKARVKRPLTGLKVAPYYGCLYSRPKAYTLTGYMKMKDDPERPVFMDELLKALGAEVVPFESKTMCCGGPHVYSDVNTSLHLEARILKDAKRNGAELLITDCPLGHVAIETNMNKIAEKYGQDLRMPLVYFSQLLAFAFGHSPDEALLTANMTNPMSVLKRYL
- a CDS encoding 4Fe-4S dicluster domain-containing protein, whose translation is MPIPNLEKPIIKGLIQKDKVIVDGVELDGTWNAFMIERTQTGYDQSVWDEIANTVEGATISLCWQCGTCTSGCTMREYDPNYSPRRFIDLARKGDKQSLVELQDSIWRCVSCQKCTHRCPKGVLVEEVVHSIHNYLLKHGLVKTDPGTVFDELFLETVMKNGGRISELLLGGASAKAGFVTMSIRDLITMMGPLMKSGLIKDLMKPSRVKEWDRIKPVLEEAMKEEVVPQ
- a CDS encoding CoB--CoM heterodisulfide reductase iron-sulfur subunit A family protein, translating into MAGEKVLVIGSGPAGLSATKELRNMGIDVVLVERESYLGGTPKKLKYSLLFPELRPASEVLDPLIKGVESGGVKTYMESIVEGIKDEGKGFTVSIKDKSGKITNEKVNAIIAASGFEHFDSRRKYEYGYGIIPNIYQISDIERMLSENKLVTTKGVPPKRVAILLCVGSRDATVGNTYCSRVCCAVSTKQAMEIKERVPDAVVHIYYMDIRTYGLMEDKLYWKSQLEYRVGYIRGRISEFMRGPNDTVIIKGEDTMNLNRALVVPYDMVILANGMELGLGSKQVAKALGLEFEEHGFVKPIDPDRLPVQSTKKGIFLAGAITGPKTISDSITEGYAAAMKAYEYVTKGIWDESDFAKKRVEVAHH
- a CDS encoding heterodisulfide reductase-related iron-sulfur binding cluster encodes the protein MEQELKEAFPMADNMDWNEVYQRIIYRYSTPHGLQHVKEELYKLEDKGEIIIHHIKPYNNPIKMQTLNGTPKVIPTTKLWQHKSCGQCGHIPGYPTSVFWMMNKMEIDYMDEPHQTSCTGWNYHASGASNPVALAGVYVRNMWRAYEIDYFPLIHCGTSFGHYKEIRNMLVLHKEIRDKLRPIMRKMDMDIVIPEEVVHYSEWLYTMSKKAAQQKKYNLNGIRAAVHTPCHVYKLVPEDTIYDPEVFEGRRPAAPSGTAQNFGAKLVDYSTWWDCCGFGFRHILTEREFSRSFALFKKVIPAVEEGKADIFVTSDTGCVTTLDKSQWAGKAHGFNYNLPVLADAQFAAIAMGADPYTIAQVHWHATDVEGFMRKIGVNVDDYKEKFIQYLADLREGKAEPEYLYKPHRKIDFYLSVPERVKWYKQEKGQTTNTSK